Proteins from a genomic interval of Rubinisphaera italica:
- a CDS encoding sigma 54-interacting transcriptional regulator, whose protein sequence is MSKPEPIYYRWIAGVATLFLALYCAAVLFFVATSGDLGIRCLVNSETESGKGIEIRQFLPASDGVRNGLPAYFGNAPSDGDRILEINGFPIHSFASFSRATASLSRSLSQEGEYGSRLEDVNPKDIRYRLLPPVIVYASRQASSLSPENTSGSSNSYVSQIQEAKYVRVQFLDSKTQQVFESYLMLRALPTLEVVLSIIWCLLEFSVFALAALSFYTRPSDHAGRMFFLLCFLTLPAFVGGYHWWLIASSPLLTFPFVVSAILIPVVTLHFFLNYPFRNRYLEKYTISILTALYAAPALMLITTVSLLGVAYFAFDPSSATPGTQTIITWLRFAIDTYIPIAAVYYGLSMCVMFTNYRACQQPAEQKQMQWILGAACLALPLVIYTVYLAYADRVGMSLGRGRIPMVIVSLLFLTAYAIGILRYRLMLIDQILSRRVLYLILSQLLTVCYSLLIAMGSVLTVYRGISVPEQVFPLTIILTLGILALGWLRDRVQEALDRRFFREKYRLDRAMQQMNTVVTKVADVRSLAEHMLRSSREVLQVRFNALYLREGKTHEFNLISAVNGPQLPSRISLDEDADLILEKEGSCQRVGGSSRSEMPKLQQLHRELNSQLIHGFEVDGRLTGLVVLGPKASSSPYTAEDTTFVSAIGQMTGVALQCVRVQQNVSRLDNMLQEKVRKVESQERQIAILKQQLASNVQEEPVESTPKQEEKSFQRGKMRGSSPEMIRVLDSARKVAESDSSVMIRGESGTGKELLAQAIHANSSRKAQEMVSVNCAALSPSLLESELFGHVKGAFTGAYKDTVGRFQLADKGTLFLDEIGDLPADVQVKLLRVLQERKFEPVGSRESISVDVRLIAATHQNLEERIKNGLFRQDLYYRLNVITLILPPLRERKEDLFELSLEFLKEAADKANKKMRDIDDLAFRALLNYDWPGNIRELHNAIQRAVVLAETDCLLLENLPLEVREAVSDKPLSIYEAASRSTPKLITPTTTKPATVSPTSKRKLSRQQEYEQLANALKTSDGNKAEAARLLGMPRSTFYSKLKKHKLSN, encoded by the coding sequence ATGTCGAAACCTGAGCCCATTTACTATCGCTGGATTGCCGGAGTAGCGACACTGTTTCTGGCTTTATATTGTGCTGCTGTACTGTTTTTTGTTGCTACGAGTGGGGATTTGGGAATTCGTTGTCTGGTGAACAGTGAAACCGAATCAGGCAAGGGAATTGAAATTCGGCAGTTTCTGCCCGCTTCGGATGGTGTCCGAAATGGTCTCCCAGCCTATTTTGGCAATGCTCCTTCTGATGGTGATCGCATTCTTGAGATCAATGGGTTTCCAATACACTCCTTTGCGTCCTTCTCGCGAGCGACGGCCAGCTTAAGTCGTTCACTCAGCCAAGAGGGAGAGTACGGTAGTCGACTTGAAGATGTTAATCCGAAGGATATTCGCTATCGATTGTTGCCTCCTGTTATCGTTTATGCTTCAAGGCAAGCTTCTTCACTGTCTCCAGAAAATACGTCCGGTTCCTCGAATAGTTACGTCAGCCAAATTCAGGAAGCAAAGTATGTGCGAGTCCAGTTTCTGGACAGTAAGACACAACAGGTGTTCGAAAGCTATCTCATGCTGCGAGCCTTGCCGACACTCGAAGTCGTTCTTTCGATTATCTGGTGTCTGCTCGAGTTCAGCGTTTTCGCTTTAGCGGCTCTCTCCTTTTATACCCGCCCGAGCGATCATGCAGGCCGCATGTTTTTTCTGCTCTGCTTTTTGACACTGCCCGCTTTCGTCGGAGGATATCACTGGTGGCTCATTGCTTCGAGTCCGCTGCTGACATTCCCGTTTGTTGTCAGTGCCATTCTCATTCCCGTGGTCACCCTGCATTTCTTTCTGAATTATCCGTTCCGGAATCGATATCTCGAAAAATACACCATTTCTATACTCACTGCTCTTTATGCCGCTCCAGCACTTATGTTGATCACCACAGTTTCATTACTGGGAGTTGCTTACTTTGCCTTTGACCCGAGTTCAGCGACACCGGGCACTCAGACAATTATTACCTGGCTGCGGTTTGCGATCGATACCTACATTCCAATCGCTGCCGTCTATTATGGCTTAAGCATGTGCGTAATGTTCACAAATTATCGCGCCTGTCAGCAGCCAGCCGAGCAAAAACAGATGCAATGGATTCTTGGAGCTGCCTGCCTGGCTCTGCCTCTGGTCATTTATACGGTGTATCTGGCCTATGCCGACCGCGTCGGTATGTCACTCGGTCGCGGTCGAATTCCGATGGTCATCGTCAGCCTGCTGTTTCTGACCGCTTATGCGATTGGAATCTTGCGATATCGGCTGATGCTCATTGATCAAATTCTCAGTCGGCGTGTGCTTTATTTGATCCTGAGTCAACTGCTCACGGTCTGTTACAGCCTGTTGATCGCCATGGGAAGCGTATTGACCGTCTACCGGGGGATCTCCGTTCCCGAGCAGGTCTTTCCGTTGACCATCATTTTGACTCTGGGCATCCTCGCATTAGGCTGGTTGAGAGATCGTGTTCAGGAAGCTCTGGATCGTCGATTCTTCCGCGAAAAATATCGTCTCGACCGGGCAATGCAGCAGATGAATACCGTTGTCACCAAAGTTGCAGATGTACGATCACTAGCCGAGCACATGCTGCGATCGAGCCGGGAAGTGCTGCAGGTCCGCTTCAATGCGTTATATCTACGGGAAGGTAAGACGCACGAATTCAATTTGATCTCGGCGGTGAATGGGCCGCAGTTACCTTCACGCATTTCTCTCGACGAAGATGCCGATCTCATACTGGAAAAGGAAGGTTCTTGCCAGCGAGTTGGCGGTAGCTCCCGTTCGGAAATGCCAAAGCTTCAGCAACTCCATCGGGAATTGAATTCTCAACTGATTCATGGTTTCGAAGTCGATGGTCGTTTAACGGGTCTGGTTGTACTGGGCCCGAAAGCGTCCTCTTCACCCTATACGGCTGAAGATACAACATTCGTTTCCGCGATTGGTCAGATGACTGGCGTTGCCCTGCAATGTGTACGAGTTCAACAAAACGTCTCCCGGCTCGATAACATGCTGCAGGAGAAAGTTCGCAAGGTCGAATCTCAGGAACGTCAGATTGCGATCCTGAAGCAACAACTGGCCAGCAATGTTCAGGAAGAGCCTGTGGAATCGACACCGAAGCAGGAAGAGAAATCCTTCCAACGAGGGAAAATGCGCGGTTCTAGTCCCGAAATGATTCGCGTGCTCGACTCGGCTCGTAAGGTGGCCGAAAGTGATTCGTCCGTCATGATTCGCGGGGAAAGCGGAACCGGAAAAGAACTGCTCGCCCAGGCCATTCACGCCAACAGCAGCCGCAAGGCTCAGGAAATGGTCAGCGTCAACTGTGCCGCTCTCTCTCCTTCTCTGCTGGAAAGTGAATTGTTTGGTCATGTGAAGGGAGCCTTCACGGGTGCTTACAAAGATACCGTCGGCCGTTTCCAGCTGGCCGACAAGGGCACACTTTTTCTCGATGAAATCGGGGATCTTCCTGCTGATGTGCAGGTCAAACTGCTGCGAGTACTGCAGGAACGAAAATTCGAGCCGGTCGGAAGCCGGGAATCAATCTCCGTCGATGTCCGCCTGATCGCAGCCACCCATCAGAATCTCGAAGAACGAATCAAAAACGGATTGTTCCGACAGGACCTCTACTATCGATTGAACGTCATCACGCTCATCCTGCCCCCACTTCGGGAACGGAAAGAAGATCTGTTCGAACTGAGCCTGGAGTTCCTGAAGGAAGCGGCAGACAAAGCGAATAAAAAGATGCGGGATATCGATGATCTCGCATTCCGCGCCTTACTCAATTACGACTGGCCGGGCAACATCCGCGAACTGCACAATGCAATCCAACGCGCTGTCGTGCTGGCTGAAACCGATTGCCTGCTCCTGGAAAATTTGCCCCTGGAAGTACGTGAAGCCGTCTCCGACAAGCCGCTTTCCATTTACGAAGCCGCGAGTCGTTCGACACCAAAACTCATCACACCTACGACTACCAAGCCGGCAACCGTCAGCCCAACGTCGAAACGGAAACTCTCCCGTCAACAGGAATACGAACAACTGGCCAATGCCCTCAAAACCAGCGACGGCAACAAAGCCGAAGCCGCCCGGCTACTGGGCATGCCGCGAAGTACGTTTTACAGTAAGCTCAAGAAGCATAAGTTGAGTAATTGA
- the moaA gene encoding GTP 3',8-cyclase MoaA, translated as MNLSTLQDAFGRTHTNLRVSVTDRCNLRCFYCMPAENVQFLPRPELLTFEEISRFVELMVRRCGINKVRLTGGEPLVRQSIHELVQQLVNIPGLNDLALTTNGILLPDQAINLYNAGLRRLNISLDTLDRERFQEMTRRDSLDKVLAGIQVAREMGFGPLKLNAVAMRGISEADLVPLAELSRETGIEVRFIEYMPLDAERLWEREKVLYMDKMIEILSREIAPLLPVDIDQSSKPAVSYEFADGRGRIGFISSVTHPFCSRCNRFRLTADGKIRNCLFSLEETDIRGLLRSGVSEEEVIAAVSGSIADKKEGHEINTARFLQPKRPMYSIGG; from the coding sequence ATGAACCTTTCTACACTACAGGATGCTTTCGGACGAACGCACACGAATCTGCGCGTCAGCGTGACAGATCGTTGTAATTTGCGTTGTTTCTATTGTATGCCTGCGGAGAATGTTCAATTTCTCCCCCGACCCGAATTACTGACATTCGAGGAAATCAGTCGCTTTGTCGAATTGATGGTTCGACGGTGTGGCATCAATAAAGTTCGGCTGACCGGCGGTGAGCCCCTGGTTCGACAATCGATTCACGAGCTGGTTCAACAGCTAGTCAACATTCCCGGCTTGAATGATCTGGCACTGACTACGAATGGAATTCTGCTGCCGGATCAGGCCATCAATCTTTACAATGCAGGTCTGCGACGACTCAATATCAGTCTCGATACCCTCGATCGTGAGCGGTTCCAAGAGATGACCCGCCGCGATTCTCTCGATAAGGTACTCGCTGGAATTCAGGTGGCTCGGGAAATGGGGTTTGGACCGCTCAAACTGAATGCGGTTGCCATGCGTGGAATTTCAGAAGCCGATCTAGTTCCGCTGGCAGAACTCTCCCGCGAAACGGGGATCGAGGTTCGCTTTATTGAGTATATGCCACTTGATGCGGAACGTTTGTGGGAGCGTGAAAAAGTTCTGTATATGGATAAGATGATTGAAATCCTTTCCCGCGAAATTGCTCCTTTGCTACCGGTCGATATCGATCAGTCTTCGAAGCCAGCGGTCAGTTACGAATTTGCTGATGGCCGGGGCAGGATTGGATTTATTTCCTCAGTGACGCATCCTTTCTGCAGCCGCTGCAATCGTTTCCGGCTGACAGCTGACGGAAAGATTCGCAATTGCCTGTTCAGCCTGGAAGAGACAGATATCCGGGGATTGCTACGATCAGGAGTTTCTGAAGAGGAAGTGATTGCAGCCGTTTCCGGAAGCATCGCAGATAAGAAAGAAGGACATGAAATCAACACTGCTCGCTTCCTGCAACCGAAGCGGCCTATGTATTCGATCGGTGGATAG